One Chloroflexota bacterium DNA segment encodes these proteins:
- the metE gene encoding 5-methyltetrahydropteroyltriglutamate--homocysteine S-methyltransferase, with the protein MNFQTTVVGYPRVGVGRPYKQALERFWSGKVDEAGFRAAINELRHDRLAIQAQRLDLVPVGDFSLYDHVLDTALMLGAVPARFGKVDINNLQGYFALARGRDGLPALEMTKWFDTNYHYLVPEIPERWELQANLVLEHVRFAQNVVGAKARPVLLGPWTFLRLARLAGAELAQQLQQLTPIYAQIVRELNDCDVAFIQCDEPALVGDVTEEEWQAFAACYRELSKHGKIVVQTYYGDVTPWYRELCRLPIHGLGLDLVQGQANWAAIQYHGFPQDKILVAGVVNGRNVWRSDLADLHAKITGLSEFVASERLILSSSCSLLHLPETVTAERNLPVAVSSGLAFAQERLAELELLANALRAGIASVQPTWDAALASRQQWLDGVGRIVPAVRERSAALGAETPARLAYAERVPLQQAKLNLPLLPTTTIGSFPQTAALRKARAEAKRNPTGYAETINTEIAHVIDLQEQWELDVLVHGEPERNDMVQFFAEHLAGYVATQEGWVQSYGSRCVRPPVIAGDVYRAAALSVAETAYAQSLTKRPVKGMLTGPVTMLQWSFVRDDLPRSAVAAQIGLALRDEVADLESAGINIIQIDEPAFREGLPLRRNDWQNYLDWAVRAFRIATSEAKPSTQIHTHMCYSDFNDIIVAIAALDADVISIEDARSAGSLLAGLEGRYTQQIGPGVYDIHSPNIPTVEQLVARMQQLLNYLPAEQLWINPDCGLKTRTYAEVAAALQVMVTATKQVRNQIS; encoded by the coding sequence ATGAATTTTCAAACAACAGTTGTGGGTTATCCACGGGTTGGCGTTGGCCGCCCATACAAGCAGGCCTTAGAACGCTTTTGGAGCGGCAAAGTTGATGAGGCTGGTTTTAGGGCAGCGATTAACGAATTACGCCACGATCGGTTGGCGATCCAAGCCCAGCGCTTGGATCTGGTGCCAGTTGGCGATTTTAGTTTGTACGACCATGTATTGGATACGGCGCTGATGTTGGGAGCCGTGCCAGCGCGCTTTGGCAAGGTTGACATTAATAATTTACAGGGCTATTTTGCGCTGGCGCGAGGCCGCGATGGCCTGCCAGCTTTGGAAATGACCAAATGGTTTGATACAAACTATCATTATTTAGTGCCGGAAATTCCTGAACGCTGGGAACTCCAAGCCAATTTGGTGCTGGAACACGTGCGTTTTGCCCAGAATGTGGTTGGGGCAAAGGCTCGCCCAGTGCTACTTGGCCCGTGGACATTCTTGCGCTTGGCTCGCTTGGCGGGAGCCGAATTAGCCCAACAGCTACAGCAATTAACCCCAATCTATGCGCAAATTGTGCGCGAATTGAATGATTGTGATGTGGCATTTATTCAATGTGACGAGCCTGCTTTGGTTGGCGATGTGACTGAAGAAGAATGGCAAGCCTTTGCCGCCTGCTATCGCGAGTTGAGCAAGCACGGCAAGATCGTGGTGCAAACCTATTATGGTGATGTTACGCCGTGGTATCGCGAACTGTGTCGCTTACCAATCCATGGCTTAGGCTTGGATTTGGTGCAAGGCCAAGCCAATTGGGCTGCGATTCAATATCATGGCTTTCCGCAGGATAAAATTTTAGTTGCTGGGGTGGTCAATGGGCGCAACGTTTGGCGGAGCGATTTAGCCGATTTGCATGCCAAAATTACTGGATTAAGCGAATTTGTTGCGTCAGAACGCTTGATTTTAAGCAGCTCATGCTCGTTGCTGCACTTGCCCGAAACTGTGACTGCTGAACGTAATTTGCCTGTTGCGGTCAGCAGTGGTTTAGCTTTTGCTCAAGAACGTTTGGCCGAATTGGAATTATTAGCTAATGCCTTGCGCGCTGGCATTGCAAGCGTGCAACCAACCTGGGATGCAGCGCTGGCCTCGCGTCAGCAATGGCTTGATGGCGTTGGCCGAATTGTGCCAGCGGTGCGTGAGCGTAGCGCTGCCTTGGGTGCTGAAACGCCAGCGCGTTTGGCCTATGCTGAACGTGTGCCATTGCAACAAGCCAAATTGAACTTGCCACTGTTGCCAACCACCACCATTGGCTCGTTCCCACAAACTGCGGCCTTGCGCAAAGCCCGCGCCGAAGCCAAGCGCAACCCAACTGGCTATGCCGAAACAATCAATACCGAAATCGCCCATGTGATTGACTTGCAAGAGCAATGGGAACTTGATGTGTTGGTGCATGGTGAGCCAGAGCGCAACGATATGGTGCAATTTTTTGCCGAACATTTGGCCGGTTACGTAGCCACTCAAGAAGGCTGGGTGCAAAGTTATGGTAGTCGCTGTGTGCGACCGCCAGTAATTGCTGGCGATGTTTATCGCGCGGCGGCTTTGAGCGTTGCCGAAACTGCCTATGCTCAATCGCTGACCAAGCGACCTGTTAAGGGCATGTTGACTGGGCCAGTGACGATGTTGCAATGGAGCTTTGTGCGCGATGATTTGCCGCGTAGCGCCGTTGCTGCTCAAATTGGCTTAGCCTTGCGCGATGAAGTAGCTGATTTAGAGTCAGCAGGCATTAACATCATTCAAATTGATGAACCTGCCTTCCGCGAGGGCTTGCCGTTACGCCGTAACGATTGGCAAAACTACCTTGATTGGGCGGTGCGAGCTTTTCGAATTGCGACCAGTGAGGCCAAACCGAGCACCCAAATTCATACTCATATGTGCTACAGCGATTTCAACGACATTATTGTCGCAATTGCCGCGCTTGATGCTGATGTGATTAGCATTGAAGATGCCCGCAGTGCTGGCTCGCTGTTGGCTGGCTTAGAAGGCCGCTACACCCAACAAATTGGGCCTGGCGTGTATGATATTCACAGCCCGAATATTCCAACAGTTGAACAATTGGTTGCGCGAATGCAGCAATTGCTCAACTATCTGCCCGCCGAACAACTGTGGATCAACCCTGATTGTGGCTTGAAAACTCGCACCTATGCCGAGGTTGCGGCAGCACTGCAAGTCATGGTCACCGCCACCAAACAAGTGCGTAACCAAATCAGCTAA
- a CDS encoding ribonucleoside-diphosphate reductase subunit alpha: protein MNEIEVGANASTEQTPWLYQLIVEACAAYPQTTDANTLWLAASLGFYPNMAATEQLQACCLTARSWIEQEPDYSFVAAALLASQLHFEVLGEYLAAPAVAPRYASAFVDYIQAGIAQGLLDPKLASFDLARLAAAIVPERDALLAYPGLQTLYDRYFIQWQGLRRELPQIFWMRVAMGLALNEADREAQTLRFYEVLSQFHFTSATPTLFNAATTHPQLSSCYLSTVGDDLEAIFGAISDNAMLSKWAGGLGNDWTPVRALGAPIHGTNGVSQGVIPFLKIVNDTAIAVNQGGKRKGAVCAYLEAWHADLEDFLDLRKPTGDERRRTHDMHTALWIPDLLMERVLSNGSWTLFSPDEVPELHDLYGQAFAVRYAEYEALAAQGLMRSARQVEAVALWRKVLTRLFETGHPWITWKDAANVRSPQDHVGVIHSSNLCTEILLNTSADEIAVCNLGSINLAAHISNGSLDLEKLRTTVTTAVRMLDNVIDINFYPRPQAAQANARHRPIGLGLMGFQDALYALKIGYASQAAVEFSDRSMEAIAYFAVAASIELARERGAYPSFRGSKWDRGMLPIDSLALLAEQRDTKPELDHSSHYDWQPLREALAQYGIRNSNLLAIAPTATIANIVGTSQSIEPTYRHLYVKSNLSGDFTTVNRALVEALKARDLWDADLLAELKYYDGAISQIERVPAELKAQFLTAFEIAPEWLIACAARRQKWIDMGQSLNLYVAETSGKRLNEIYLTAWRMGLKTTYYLRTLAATQIEKSTLDINRFGVQPRWMRNRSESASVLSDNVCPIDDPSCEACE, encoded by the coding sequence ATGAATGAGATCGAGGTTGGGGCTAACGCCTCTACTGAACAGACTCCATGGCTTTATCAATTAATCGTTGAAGCCTGTGCTGCTTACCCCCAAACGACTGACGCGAATACGCTCTGGCTAGCGGCCAGCTTGGGCTTTTATCCCAATATGGCGGCTACCGAGCAATTGCAGGCCTGTTGCTTAACCGCTCGCAGCTGGATTGAGCAGGAGCCAGATTATAGTTTTGTGGCCGCTGCACTCTTGGCTAGCCAACTGCACTTTGAGGTGCTTGGCGAATATTTGGCGGCTCCAGCGGTTGCGCCGCGCTATGCAAGTGCTTTTGTTGATTATATTCAGGCTGGAATTGCCCAAGGCTTGCTCGACCCTAAACTTGCTAGCTTCGATTTGGCGCGTTTGGCAGCGGCAATTGTGCCCGAGCGCGATGCTCTTTTGGCCTATCCAGGCCTGCAAACCCTGTATGACCGCTATTTTATTCAGTGGCAAGGCTTGCGCCGTGAGTTGCCGCAAATCTTTTGGATGCGCGTCGCAATGGGTTTGGCCTTGAATGAGGCTGATCGTGAAGCTCAAACCTTGCGTTTTTACGAGGTGCTGTCGCAATTCCACTTTACTTCGGCTACCCCAACCTTGTTTAATGCTGCCACTACCCACCCCCAATTGTCGTCGTGCTATCTCTCGACGGTCGGCGATGATCTTGAGGCAATCTTCGGGGCAATCAGCGATAACGCCATGCTTTCAAAATGGGCGGGCGGCTTGGGCAACGATTGGACTCCGGTTCGTGCTCTTGGTGCGCCAATTCATGGCACAAATGGCGTGAGCCAAGGGGTAATTCCTTTCCTCAAAATTGTCAACGATACAGCAATTGCGGTTAATCAAGGCGGCAAACGCAAAGGTGCGGTTTGTGCTTACCTCGAAGCATGGCACGCTGATCTTGAAGATTTTCTCGATTTACGTAAGCCAACTGGCGATGAGCGCCGCCGCACCCACGATATGCACACGGCCTTGTGGATTCCCGATTTGTTGATGGAACGGGTGTTAAGCAATGGCTCATGGACCTTGTTTTCGCCCGATGAAGTTCCCGAGTTGCACGATTTGTATGGCCAGGCTTTTGCTGTGCGCTACGCCGAATATGAAGCGCTAGCAGCTCAAGGCCTGATGCGCTCAGCACGGCAAGTCGAAGCAGTGGCCCTCTGGCGCAAAGTCTTGACGCGCCTATTTGAAACCGGCCATCCCTGGATTACTTGGAAGGATGCTGCCAATGTGCGCTCGCCCCAAGATCATGTTGGGGTGATTCATAGCAGCAATTTATGCACTGAAATTCTGCTGAATACCTCGGCAGATGAGATTGCAGTTTGTAATCTTGGCTCGATTAATTTGGCGGCGCATATCAGCAACGGCTCGCTCGACCTTGAAAAATTGCGCACCACGGTTACGACAGCAGTGCGCATGCTCGATAACGTGATCGATATTAATTTCTATCCGCGCCCTCAAGCGGCTCAAGCTAATGCCCGCCATCGCCCAATTGGCCTCGGTTTGATGGGTTTTCAGGATGCTTTGTATGCATTGAAGATTGGCTATGCCAGCCAAGCGGCGGTCGAATTTTCTGATCGTTCGATGGAAGCCATTGCCTATTTTGCGGTTGCCGCCTCGATTGAGTTGGCACGGGAACGCGGGGCATACCCCAGTTTTCGTGGCTCGAAATGGGATCGTGGGATGTTGCCGATCGATAGTTTGGCGCTGTTGGCCGAGCAGCGCGACACCAAACCTGAACTTGATCACAGCAGCCATTACGATTGGCAACCGCTGCGCGAGGCTTTGGCTCAATATGGCATTCGTAATAGTAATTTGTTGGCAATTGCTCCGACCGCCACGATTGCCAATATCGTTGGCACAAGTCAGTCAATCGAGCCAACCTATCGCCATTTGTATGTCAAAAGCAATCTTTCGGGCGATTTCACCACGGTCAATCGGGCGTTGGTCGAGGCGCTCAAAGCTCGCGATTTGTGGGATGCTGATCTGCTGGCCGAATTGAAATATTACGATGGCGCAATCAGCCAAATCGAACGAGTTCCGGCTGAACTCAAAGCCCAATTTTTGACTGCCTTCGAGATTGCCCCCGAATGGCTGATTGCCTGCGCTGCTCGTCGCCAAAAATGGATCGATATGGGTCAATCCCTCAATTTGTATGTGGCTGAAACCAGCGGCAAACGCTTGAATGAAATCTATCTGACGGCGTGGCGTATGGGATTAAAAACCACCTATTACCTACGCACGCTGGCCGCGACCCAAATTGAAAAATCGACCTTAGATATCAATCGTTTTGGAGTGCAACCACGCTGGATGCGCAACCGCAGCGAATCGGCCAGCGTGCTGAGCGATAACGTTTGTCCAATCGATGACCCTAGTTGCGAAGCCTGTGAGTAG
- a CDS encoding ribonucleotide-diphosphate reductase subunit beta: MTERFGRFNASDKRLINCNQVDVNQLMPLRYGWAWEHYLNGCANHWMPNEVSMTGDIAIWRSTNLSVDERLMVLRNLGFFATAESLVGNNIVLAIFRHITNAECRQYLLRQAFEEAIHTHAFLHIVESLGLNEREVFNMYHEIPVISQKDQFEMQLTAAVLDPQFSTETPAGMQIFVKNLIGYYVIMEGIFFYSGFAMLLSLHRRNVLTGVGEQIQYILRDETIHLNFGVDLINGIKAENPAIWTNEFQAEIVQLIRQAVELEAQYAAECLPRGVMGLHAAMFRDYVQYIADRRLQRIGLATQYGSQNPFPWMSETIDLTKEKNFFETRVTEYQSAASLEWD; this comes from the coding sequence ATGACTGAACGATTTGGCCGCTTCAATGCCAGCGATAAACGCTTGATCAATTGTAATCAAGTTGATGTCAACCAATTAATGCCGTTGCGCTATGGCTGGGCCTGGGAACATTATCTGAATGGTTGTGCTAACCACTGGATGCCCAACGAAGTTTCGATGACTGGTGATATTGCAATTTGGCGTTCAACGAATCTATCGGTTGACGAACGCTTGATGGTGTTGCGCAATTTAGGTTTTTTTGCAACAGCAGAAAGTTTGGTTGGCAATAATATTGTTTTGGCGATTTTTCGGCATATTACCAACGCCGAATGTCGTCAATATTTATTACGCCAAGCCTTTGAAGAAGCGATTCATACCCACGCATTTTTGCATATTGTCGAAAGCCTTGGCCTGAATGAACGCGAAGTCTTCAATATGTATCATGAAATTCCGGTTATCAGCCAAAAAGATCAATTTGAGATGCAATTAACTGCGGCGGTGCTCGACCCACAATTTAGCACTGAAACGCCCGCAGGAATGCAAATCTTCGTCAAAAACTTGATTGGCTATTACGTAATTATGGAAGGCATTTTCTTCTATAGTGGTTTTGCAATGTTGCTTTCATTACATCGCCGCAATGTGCTGACGGGCGTTGGCGAACAAATTCAATATATTTTACGCGATGAAACAATTCACCTGAATTTTGGGGTCGATTTGATTAACGGAATCAAAGCTGAAAACCCAGCAATTTGGACGAATGAATTTCAAGCTGAGATTGTGCAATTAATTCGCCAAGCAGTTGAATTAGAAGCCCAATATGCTGCTGAATGCCTACCGCGTGGGGTAATGGGCTTGCATGCAGCAATGTTTCGCGATTATGTGCAATATATTGCCGACCGCCGCTTACAACGGATTGGTTTGGCGACTCAATATGGCTCACAAAATCCATTTCCATGGATGAGTGAAACGATCGATTTGACCAAGGAGAAGAATTTCTTTGAGACGCGGGTCACTGAATATCAATCAGCGGCCAGCCTAGAATGGGATTAA